From the Solanum lycopersicum chromosome 10, SLM_r2.1 genome, one window contains:
- the LOC101253640 gene encoding uncharacterized protein, whose amino-acid sequence MDRQAPDYAAAMAFAQQQHQAANTQQQQQFGFHPQHQQFPPSIHGPPFPGPHSSLQQFPYPRPMQQPQLHPHTPPPHLLHLQQQQQPPPAFPPHMPPHLVPSLFFNPYDSPPPPSPPPSDPELQKRIDKLIEYAVKNGPEFEAMIREKQQDNPAYSFLFGGEGHYYYRYKLWMSTRPPGGAFNPPFPSSSLPMMHPPNPMMSPSPLTPYNASNASASMLGPSHLHRPPFPPFYDQHHSQPFSRADYEHSYGPFKGLSRPLPSDVEMELSNVINNLTGTKESIKGAKSWFMQRSPFVPALAEALRDRVFSVDDSERQLHIVYLANDILFDSLQRRINPPELDNEALAFKPILGPMLARIYHNPQNKEENQSRLQKILQFWGTKEVYDQDTIRALENEMIGGIPANFSVPPKELIMPDTSAAAGLMHQAANQSTFQWKPDQQSLANLADQGKQIPLIPSVAPQQFHAGAVPPTGFPGLMPIPSSVPPANLQPAAHLTPASIANVGEKVPPYPLFPPGLIPGMVRKMQIGSGVPYSPMSPLDIPTVIPPSTVSESEILERVSKFFRDIGEVNPSEGPIKQSESANDYDDYERDSPVRKGGACIPPPLNLQVDPETGTYPDGSIPQKPGSNSSGRLGLGAAANPNEPNQYDDVYTSYRKDRSTNYHTSMSARTATR is encoded by the exons ATGGATCGACAAGCTCCTGATTATGCAGCTGCCATGGCGTTTGCTCAACAGCAGCACCAAGCAGCTAACacacaacagcaacaacagttTGGTTTTCATCCCCAACATCAACAATTTCCTCCTTCAATTCATGGTCCTCCATTTCCAGGCCCACATTCTTCTCTTCAACAGTTCCCTTACCCTCGCCCTATGCAGCAACCACAACTCCATCCGCATACACCCCCTCCacatcttcttcatcttcagcagcaacaacaaccaCCTCCTGCTTTTCCACCACACATGCCTCCTCATCTTGTTCCATCACTTTTTTTCAATCCGTATGATTCTCCCCCACCTCCTTCTCCTCCACCATCTGATCCTGAACTCCAAAAGCgtattgataaattaattgaatatgCTGTCAAGAATGGTCCTGAGTTTGAAGCCATGATCCGTGAAAAGCAGCAAGACAATCCTGCTTACAGTTTCCTCTTTGGTGGTGAAGGTCATTATTACTATCGCTATAAGCTTTGGATGTCTACTCGCCCCCCTGGTGGGGCCTTCAATCCTCCTTTCCCATCCTCTTCATTGCCTATGATGCATCCACCAAATCCTATGATGAGTCCTTCACCCTTAACTCCATATAATGCCTCCAATGCTTCTGCTTCAATGTTAGGTCCATCCCATTTGCATCGACCCCCTTTCCCACCATTTTATGATCAGCATCATTCTCAGCCTTTTAGCCGAGCAGATTATGAACATTCATATGGGCCTTTCAAAGGTCTATCTAGGCCTCTTCCATCAGATGTAGAGATGGAGCTTAGTAATGTCATAAATAATCTTACTGGTACGAAAGAGTCAATTAAAGGTGCCAAGAGTTGGTTTATGCAGAGATCTCCATTTGTACCTGCTTTGGCTGAGGCGCTCAGAGACAGGGTGTTTTCCGTAGATGATTCGGAGAGGCAACTGCATATAGTCTATCTTGCCAATGACATCTTATTTGATAG CTTGCAGCGACGAATTAATCCTCCGGAGCTTGACAATGAGGCACTTGCTTTTAAGCCTATTTTGGGTCCCATGCTTGCGAGGATATACCACAACCCTCAAAACAAGGAAGAAAATCAATCTCGGCTTCAAAAAATTCTACAGTTTTGGGGTACGAAGGAGGTTTATGATCAGGATACTATTCGTGCACTTGAAAATGAGATGATAGGTGGAATCCCTGCAAATTTTTCTGTTCCTCCAAAGGAATTAATCATGCCAGATACTTCTGCTGCTGCAG GATTAATGCACCAGGCAGCAAATCAGAGTACTTTTCAGTGGAAGCCTGACCAGCAAAGTTTAGCAAATCTAGCTGATCAAGGCAAACAAATTCCTCTTATACCATCTGTCGCACCACAGCAATTTCATGCTGGTGCTGTTCCGCCTACTGGATTTCCTGGGTTAATGCCTATACCATCTTCTGTTCCACCAGCAAATCTACAACCGGCAGCTCATCTGACACCAGCATCAATTGCAAATGTAGGTGAAAAAGTACCTCCGTACCCCTTGTTCCCTCCTGGTCTGATTCCTGGTATGGTCAGGAAGATGCAGATTGGTAGTGGGGTGCCTTACTCTCCCATGAGCCCCTTGGATATTCCCACCGTCATACCACCCTCGACTGTGTCAGAATCTGAAATTCTTGAAAGGGTGTCTAAATTTTTTAGAGATATTGGAGAAGTGAATCCATCAGAAGGACCTATTAAACAATCTGAATCAGCCAACGATTACGATGACTATGAGAGAGACTCTCCTGTCCGGAAGGGAGGAGCTTGCATTCCTCCACCTCTTAACCTTCAAGTTGATCCGGAAACTGGGACCTATCCTGATGGAAGTATTCCGCAGAAACCTGGATCGAATAGCTCTGGACGATTAGGACTTGGAGCCGCAGCCAATCCAAACGAACCTAATCAATATGATGATGTTTACACTTCTTACAGGAAAGATAGAAGCACCAATTATCATACATCAATGAGTGCAAGAACTGCTACGAGGTGA